CACCCGCCCGGTGATCGAGTACGTCAAGAGCATCCGCCGCGAGAGCCCGCGCGACGCCGTCTCCGTCTACATCCCGGAGTACGTCGTCGGCCACTGGTACGAGCACCTGCTCCACAACCAGTCCGCGCTCCGCCTCAAGGGCAGGCTGCTCTTCACGCCCGGCGTCATGGTCACCTCGGTCCCGTACCAGCTCCAGTCCTCCGAGGTCGCGAAGAAGCGGGCCAGGAAGCGCCAGGAGTGGAACGCGCCCGGCTCGGTCCGCCGCGGCCCGGTGGAGAAGGGCCACAAGGAACCGGCGGCGAAGAACCACTAGCACCACCGGGAACACCGGGCACAGAGAACATCGCAAAAAGAACAACTAGACTGGTGGGCTGCCGTCCAAACGGCAGCCCACCGTCGCGTCCCCTTGGAGCTTCCCCACCATGCAGAACACCCCTGTTTCGTCGTTGGTCGGGGAAGAGTACGAGGTCGAGGTCGGTCCGGTCGCACACGGCGGTCACTGCATCGCCCGTACCGAGGCGGGCCGCGTCCTCTTCGTCCGCCACGCGCTGCCCGGCGAGCGGATCGTCGCCCGCGTCACCGAGGGCGAGGAGACCTCCCGCTTCCTGCGCGCCGACGCCGTCACGATCCTCGACCCCTCCAAGGACCGCGTCGAGGCCCCCTGTCCCTTCGCGGGCCCGGGCAAGTGCGGCGGCTGCGACTGGCAGCACGCCAAGCCCGGCGCCCAGCGCCGCCTCAAGGGCGAGGTCATCGCCGAGCAGCTCCTGCGGCTCGCCGGCCTGACCCCCGAGGAGGCCGGCTGGGACGGCACGGTCATGCCGGCCGAGGGCGACAAGCTCCCGCAGGGCGAGGTCCCCCAGTGGCGGACCCGCGTCCAGTACGCGATCGACGCCGACGGCAACGCGGGCCTGCGCAAGCACCGCTCGCACGAGGTCGAGGTGATCGACCACTGCATGATCGCGGCACCGGGCGTCTCGGAGCTGGGCGTCGAGAAGCAGGACTGGCCGAACATGGCGTCGGTCGAGGCCATCGCCGCCTCCGGCTCGGGCGACCGCCAGGTCATCCTGACCCCGAAGCCCGGCGGCCGCCTCCCCCTGGTGGAACTCGACAAGCCGGTCTCCGTCCTCCGCGTCGACGAGAAGGACGGCGGGGTCCACCGCGTCCACGGCCGCGCCTTCGTCCGCGAGCGCGCCGACGACCGCACCTACCGCGTCGGCAACGGCGGCTTCTGGCAGGTCCACCCGAAGGCCGCGCAGACCCTGATGCTCGCCGTCATGCAGGGCCTCACCCCCCGCAAGGGCGAAACGGCCCTCGACCTCTACTGCGGCGTCGGCCTCTTCGCGGGCGCCATCGCCGACCGCGTCGGCGACCAGGGCGCGGTACTCGGCATCGAGTCCGGCAAGCGCGCCGTCGAGGACGCCCGCCACAACCTGGCCGCCTTCCCGCGCGTCCGCATCGAACAGGGCAAGGTCGAGTCGGTCCTCCCGCGCACCGGCATCACGGAGGTCGACCTCATCGTCCTGGACCCCCCGCGCGCCGGCGCCGGCAAGCAGACGGTCCATCACCTCGCCGGCCTCGGCGCCCGCCGCATCGCCTACGTCGCCTGCGACCCGGCAGCCCTGGCCCGAGACCTGGCCTACTTCGCCGACCGCGGCTACAAGGTCCGCACGCTGCGCGCCTTCGACCTCTTCCCGATGACCCATCATGTCGAGTGCGTCGCGATCCTTGAGCCTGCTGAAAAGGGCCGCTGACCTGGCGTTTCTCCGAGTGTGCGTTATGGG
This sequence is a window from Streptomyces sp. NBC_00691. Protein-coding genes within it:
- a CDS encoding class I SAM-dependent RNA methyltransferase, with the translated sequence MQNTPVSSLVGEEYEVEVGPVAHGGHCIARTEAGRVLFVRHALPGERIVARVTEGEETSRFLRADAVTILDPSKDRVEAPCPFAGPGKCGGCDWQHAKPGAQRRLKGEVIAEQLLRLAGLTPEEAGWDGTVMPAEGDKLPQGEVPQWRTRVQYAIDADGNAGLRKHRSHEVEVIDHCMIAAPGVSELGVEKQDWPNMASVEAIAASGSGDRQVILTPKPGGRLPLVELDKPVSVLRVDEKDGGVHRVHGRAFVRERADDRTYRVGNGGFWQVHPKAAQTLMLAVMQGLTPRKGETALDLYCGVGLFAGAIADRVGDQGAVLGIESGKRAVEDARHNLAAFPRVRIEQGKVESVLPRTGITEVDLIVLDPPRAGAGKQTVHHLAGLGARRIAYVACDPAALARDLAYFADRGYKVRTLRAFDLFPMTHHVECVAILEPAEKGR